A genomic segment from Flavobacterium inviolabile encodes:
- a CDS encoding helix-turn-helix domain-containing protein, translating into MVNRVLLKIRLLRLEKKYSQEYIALRMNISQSYYGRIENGKTTLSIKRLLQLLVILETDCAAFFNDLEEVNTFEV; encoded by the coding sequence ATGGTTAACAGGGTACTGCTTAAAATCCGGCTGTTGCGACTTGAAAAAAAGTATTCGCAGGAATATATTGCTTTGCGGATGAATATTTCACAAAGCTATTACGGACGCATTGAAAATGGAAAAACCACTCTTTCCATAAAACGATTGTTACAGTTGCTCGTTATATTAGAAACCGATTGTGCTGCCTTTTTTAATGACCTTGAGGAAGTGAATACATTTGAGGTTTGA